One window of Bos indicus isolate NIAB-ARS_2022 breed Sahiwal x Tharparkar chromosome 18, NIAB-ARS_B.indTharparkar_mat_pri_1.0, whole genome shotgun sequence genomic DNA carries:
- the LOC109571865 gene encoding vomeronasal type-1 receptor 4-like, translating to MASPHSLSSAPGHSDSHSTSFEKNVCVTASQTSLKTMYLLQMGVGSLANVLLFFYHISPILFGHKRRPTDTILTHIAVANLLVLLSSGIPHTMAAFTSRKPLSPLGCKCVYYLQKVAHSTSLCSTCVLTTYQSFILTPGREGRSLLRGRAPSLTGSFCCTCWIFSVLMYIYVPMKITASPNRHNYTDMQGDWFCISSSPSAEIVILWSTSDAMFIGLMIWSSGSMVLLLHRHHQRVQYIHTSTGPHRRPPETRAAHTTLMLVVTFVTFYVATSILAFYITAFFDFRQWLIQTSDVLLSCFPTISPFLLLLRDPRTARICSLSCQQV from the coding sequence ATGGCATCACCGCACAGCCTCTCCTCTGCTCCAGGCCACTCTGACAGCCACTCCACGTCTTTTGAGAAAAATGTCTGTGTGACTGCAAGCCAGACATCTCTGAAAACCATGTATCTTTTACAGATGGGAGTTGGGTCTCTGGCCAATGTCCTTCTTTTTTTCTACCACATCTCTCCTATCTTGTTTGGACACAAGAGGAGACCCACAGACACGATTCTCACCCACATAGCTGTGGCCAACCTTTTGGTTCTTCTCTCCTCGGGGATCCCCCACACAATGGCAGCTTTCACTTCAAGGAAGCCCCTGTCTCCTCTTGGGTGTAAATGTGTGTACTATTTACAGAAAGTGGCTCACAGCACCTCCCTGTGCTCCACCTGTGTCCTGACCACCTATCAGTCCTTCATTCTCACCCCTGGGAGAGAAGGGAGGTCACTGCTCAGGGGAAGAGCCCCCAGTCTCACAGGTTCTTTCTGCTGCACCTGTTGGATATTCAGTGTTTTAATGTACATTTATGTTCCTATGAAAATCACTGCTTCACCAAACAGACACAATTATACTGATATGCAGGGCGATTGGTTCTGCATATCCTCAAGTCCCAGTGCAGAGATTGTCATCCTGTGGTCCACCTCGGATGCTATGTTTATTGGTCTCATGATCTGGTCCAGTGGCTCCATGGTGCTTCTCCTGCACAGACACCATCAGAGGGTGCAGTATATCCACACCTCAACTGGGCCCCACAGACGCCCGCCGGAGACCAGAGCCGCCCACACTACCCTGATGCTGGTGGTCACCTTTGTCACCTTCTATGTGGCAACTTCTATTCTTGCTTTTTATATCACTGCCTTTTTTGATTTTCGACAATGGTTGATACAGACCTCTGATGTCTTGCTTTCCTGTTTTCCCACCATTTCTCCCTTCCTGCTGCTCCTCAGGGATCCTAGAACTGCTAGGATCTGCTCTTTGAGTTGTCAGCAGGTATGA